The DNA window TGAATCTCTCCCAGCTGAACCTTTAAGCCAGTTTGCAGAACTGGGATGGGGTATAAGGCTGCTCAGGCTTCTCGTCCCTTTCTGATCCCATCCTCACCCACCCCaggaggaagctgggagaggggcaggtggggggctGCTAGGGCagtcccctctcctctccacacTCTCATGTCAGGACCAAACCTGGGGCTCCATAAGGCCTCAGCTTCCTGGCGATGGCATCTGCGGTCGTCTCCTGGGAGATCTGCACTGTGAGTTCTAGGGAGGGAACATGAAGGGGCAGCGGTCATTATCACATCCTTTCAACCCTATTCCCCACTTCAGCCCATTGAGAGAGGGGCCATTCACCCCTGGGTTGGGCTAGGGAAACGATGTTTAAAACaaagatgcagagagagagacagagagagagagagacagagagagagggagagagagagagggagagagtgtgtgagtgtgtgtgtgtgtgtgtgtgtgtgtcggtcGGTCTGTCTGTGCAGGGATGAATGGGTGGGTAGGGGTTTTGGTTAGGCCAGGCCAGGTAAGAGGTCCAAATTCACATGGGTTCCTGGGTCCTGTTAACTAGGCTAGCTGGTTGGGCCTGAAAGCTACTCTGGCAGGTGGCAGCAGGGGACAGAAAGAACCTGTTAGGGGATGTAGAAgagtggagaaaaaggaggaggaagagctgggACCGGCTGAGGGTGGACCCACAGTGGCCAAAGACCCCAGTGCAACCCTCCCTGTCCAGAGCCTCCTCTACTCTGCCCCTCAGCCCTGTGGGGCCCCACCTACCATCCTGGCTGAGCCCTGAGCCCACCATGGTCTCATGGCCACTGtcaggggcaggggcagcagaGGCAGCCACCCTGGTTGAGCGCGCCTCTGTGGTCTGCGGGCGGGCACGGCTCTTTCGGGTACTGATGCGAATGATGCCGCGTACCAGGCGGCCCTCAGCGTCCTGCTCATCCAGGTGGTAGTCCTGGGTGATGCTGCTGATAAGGTCCGATATCTTACTGGTCTTCTCCAGGAACACAGTGTCTGAGGTGCACTTGGCCAGCTCGTCGATCTGGTGTACACTGAACAGCTCTGTCAGCTTCTTGAAGATGAGCACATCGATCTCTCGGCTGGACATGGAGCCACTGCCTATCTCGGGCAGGTCCAGGTCCGACTCGTGGAAGGAGTAGTACTCCTCAGAGCCTCGGGGACTGCTGGCAAGGGTGCTGGGCAGGCTGTGCCGCATGGGTGGGGGGTCGGCCAGTGGCTCCTTGCAGCAGGAGTCCGCGTccggggctggggaggtggtgcTGCGGTAGGGATACACAGGAATGCCTTTGAGCTTGACGTCAGGGTAGCTGAAGCTGCTACCCATGGCCGACTTGAGCCGCTGGCCATCCCGCCGGCTGGGAGGGGCACGGTCAGGGCTGGGGGGCACTCCGTTGTGCTCCTTGACCCAGTTGGCTTCAGCAGCCCCTTCAGGGGAGTCCCCAGCGGACAAGCAGGGGCTGCAGCCCCGCACACAGGCTCCACAGCGCTGGAGGCAATCCCGGCAGCGGCGGAAG is part of the Balaenoptera musculus isolate JJ_BM4_2016_0621 chromosome 1, mBalMus1.pri.v3, whole genome shotgun sequence genome and encodes:
- the KDF1 gene encoding keratinocyte differentiation factor 1; this encodes MPRPGHPRPSSGPPRLGPWERPTELCLETCDEPSRAPPSRRTRRPDPKDPGHHGPESLTFISGSAEQAAEPPACCLLWRPWVWDWCRAAFCFRRCRDCLQRCGACVRGCSPCLSAGDSPEGAAEANWVKEHNGVPPSPDRAPPSRRDGQRLKSAMGSSFSYPDVKLKGIPVYPYRSTTSPAPDADSCCKEPLADPPPMRHSLPSTLASSPRGSEEYYSFHESDLDLPEIGSGSMSSREIDVLIFKKLTELFSVHQIDELAKCTSDTVFLEKTSKISDLISSITQDYHLDEQDAEGRLVRGIIRISTRKSRARPQTTEARSTRVAASAAPAPDSGHETMVGSGLSQDELTVQISQETTADAIARKLRPYGAPGYQASHDSSFQGTDTDSSGAPLLQVYC